The following are from one region of the Capsicum annuum cultivar UCD-10X-F1 unplaced genomic scaffold, UCD10Xv1.1 ctg82540, whole genome shotgun sequence genome:
- the LOC124895484 gene encoding structural maintenance of chromosomes protein 1-like, with amino-acid sequence MKTAKLRVEKEVLDRQQLADIDAQKNLIENLQQLENWKHEFVSQEKQMQERLKKILDAVKKHDEEQKRVKEEQREMKNKLQRSRDKHDNLRKRLDEVEDQLRELKAERHKNERDARLSQAVETLKHLFPGVHGRMTDLCRPAQK; translated from the exons ATGAAAACTGCGAAACTAAGAGTTGAGAAAGAGGTCTTGGATAGGCAGCAACTTGCTGATATTGATGCTCagaaaaatctaatagaaaatcTTCAGCAACTTGAAAATTGGAAGCATGAGTTTGTGTCTCAAGAGAAACAGATGCAAGAAAGGTTGAAGAAAATTCTTGATGCAGTTAAGAAGCATGACGAAGAACAGAAACGGGTGAAAGAAGAACAGCGCGAgatgaaaaataaacttcaacgTTCCAG AGATAAACATGACAATTTGCGAAAACGACTTGATGAAGTAGAAGACCAACTGCGTGAATTGAAGGCTGAGAGACATAAAAATGAGAGAGATGCCAGATTGTCTCAAGCAGTTGAAACTCTGAAGCATCTGTTTCCTGGTGTTCATGGTCGAATGACAGATCTTTGCAGGCCAGCACAGAAGTAG